The following proteins are encoded in a genomic region of Sesamum indicum cultivar Zhongzhi No. 13 linkage group LG8, S_indicum_v1.0, whole genome shotgun sequence:
- the LOC105168833 gene encoding protein RTE1-HOMOLOG, with protein sequence MGSNEEHSLMIGETEVDSTQIDPKRSRFPCCIVWSPLPLLSWFFPCIGHIGICRQDGVILDFAGPNFVCVDNFTFGAPTRYIQLSKDQCWTFVDSSAHDSEDELMQNSEIRDIRTWDDALRKSTQEYQHESYNILTCNCHSFVANSLNKLKFQGGNWNVVNLALLIFIKGQYVSTLALLRTYVPFLVVLGLGLVFGGEIFLAYLAIFIFALVGWFLIGTYCFRKLIHV encoded by the exons ATGGGATCAAATGAAGAGCATAGTTTGATGATTGGAGAAACTGAGGTTGATTCAACGCAAATTGATCCAAAAAGAAGCCGATTTCCGTGCTGCATTGTGTGGAGTCCTCTTCCTTTGCTGTCATGGTTTTTTCCTTGCATTGGTCATATTGGGATATGCAGGCAGGATGGAGTTATCTTGGATTTCGCTGGGCCGAACTTCGTTTGCgttgataattttacttttggtGCGCCAACCCGATATATTCAACTGAGCAAAGATCAG TGCTGGACTTTTGTTGACTCCTCTGCACACGACAGCGAAGATGAGTTGATGCAAAATAGTGAGATAAGAGATATTAGGACCTGGGATGATGCCTTACGTAAAAGCACACAGGAGTACCAACATGAGTCCTACAACATCTTAACTTGCAACTGCCATTCTTTTGTGGCCAATTCTTTGAACAAGTTGAAGTTTCAGGGTGGCAATTGGAATGTAGTAAACTTGGCTCTTCTTATTTTCATCAAGGGACAGTATGTTAGTACATTAGCACTTCTTCGGACCTATGTACCATTTCTTGTTGTACTTGGCCTGGGGCTTGTCTTTGGAGGGGAGATCTTTCTCGCTTATTTGGCGATCTTCATTTTCGCTCTTGTCGGGTGGTTTCTTATAGGTACTTACtgttttagaaaattgatCCATGTGTAG